A window from Anoplopoma fimbria isolate UVic2021 breed Golden Eagle Sablefish unplaced genomic scaffold, Afim_UVic_2022 Un_contig_8385_pilon_pilon, whole genome shotgun sequence encodes these proteins:
- the LOC129116364 gene encoding olfactory receptor 146-like, whose translation MENYTYNSFTLQLEGLNVSKESTYPVFLFLFFSYLFVIFANVSIAVLVFVDKNLHQPMYLLFWNLSVNDILGNSILMPRLLMDMLKPPSELFISYYECVVQAFTTHMFGTTTHTVLMIMAFDRYVAICYPLRYTTIMTNKMLMKLTVSAWGVALVLVGILLGLTLRLNRCRTLIRSPYCDNAALFKLSCESVFINNVYGLTFTVVLFTGSIGSMVITYTKITVVCLTSKSKSLNSKALKTCSTHLVVYLIMLLSGMSIIILHRFPQYSDYRKLAAILYHIIPGSLNPIVYGLQSKEMCKFLCKLFESKKVLPS comes from the coding sequence ATGGAAAACTACACTTACAACAGCTTCACATTACAGCTGGAGGGCTTAAATGTCTCAAAGGAATCTACGTACCCggtgtttcttttcctctttttctcctacTTGTTTGTAATTTTTGCAAATGTAAGCATTGCTGTTCTGGTTTTCGTGGACAAAAACCTTCACCAGCCCATGTATCTCCTTTTTTGGAACCTTTCAGTCAATGACATCCTTGGAAATTCTATCTTGATGCCCCGTTTGCTTATGGACATGTTGAAGCCTCCCTCTGAGCTCTTTATTAGTTATTATGAATGTGTGGTCCAAGCTTTCACCACACACATGTTTGGTACCACCACTCACACTGTGCTCATGATTATGGCTTTTGACAGATATGTGGCCATCTGTTATCCTTTGCGTTACACAACCATAATGACCAACAAAATGCTGATGAAGCTGACAGTGTCTGCCTGGGGAGTGGCCCTTGTTTTGGTTGGAATTCTGCTTGGTCTTACCCTCCGGCTGAACAGATGTAGGACTCTGATAAGAAGCCCTTACTGTGACAATGCTGCACTGTTTAAACTCtcctgtgagagtgtgtttattaataatgtcTATGGCCTCACTTTCACTGTAGTCCTGTTCACAGGTTCCATAGGCAGCATGGTTATCACTTATACTAAGATTACAGTAGTCTGTCTCACCAGTAAAAGCAAGTCTTTGAACAGTAAAGCCTTAAAGACCTGCAGCACTCACCTGGTCGTGTATCTCATTATGTTGTTGAGTGGAATGTCTATCATTATTCTGCATCGCTTCCCTCAGTACTCAGACTACAGAAAACTCGCTGCTATTTTGTATCATATCATCCCTGGCAGCCTCAACCCTATTGTTTATGGCTTGCAGTCCAAAGAAATGTGTAAATTCTTGTGTAAGTTGTTTGAGTCAAAGAAGGTTTTGCCATCATAA